In Emys orbicularis isolate rEmyOrb1 chromosome 16, rEmyOrb1.hap1, whole genome shotgun sequence, a genomic segment contains:
- the LOC135890590 gene encoding uncharacterized protein LOC135890590: MASFIAHPSVRIKGTEHSYSPVLCQDDQCAASIKGRHTHCPFCSISEAYQDPFILRAHYRVKHVDKGLDFAAETLSVGASAMPGQRLSQIRRRKKKTRADMFNELMCASESDKSEWRIALSENLAMHREDRRACREHEHATQEEMLRIMKEQSDMLRRLVEVQEKQPDARVPLQPMLNLLLSLPSSTSSSPKCPMRRGEWGEGVWYPLHSTPGEGTRTRRRPFPHL, from the exons GCTCATCCTTCCGTACGCATCAAAGGAACAGAACACAGCTACAGCCCGGTCCTGTGCCAAGATGACCAGTGTGCTGCCAGTATCAAAGGGAGGCACACCCACTGTCCATTCTGCAGCATTTCAGAGGCTTATCAGGACCCGTTCATTCTCCGGGCTCACTACCGGGTcaaacacgtggacaaggggCTTGACTTTGCAG ctgaaaccttgtctGTTGGCGCATCTGCCATGccgggacagagactttcccagattagaaggcggaaaaagaagactcgggcggacatgttcaatgagttaatgtGCGCCTCCGAGAGTGACAAGTCGGAATGGAGGATTGCACTCTCTGAGAACCTGGCCATGcacagggaggacaggagagcatgcagggaacacGAGCATGCCACGCAGGAAGAGATGCTGCGGATTATGAAGgagcaatcagacatgttgaggcgtctggttgaggttcaagaaaAGCAGCCGGATGCTAGAGTCccgctgcagcctatgctgaacctgctgctaTCATTGCCCAGTTCcacatcctcctcccccaaatgtCCTATGAggcggggggagtggggagagggagtttggtatcccttgcactcaacaccaggggagggtacaaggactaGAAGGcgcccattcccacacctttga